The Phycisphaerae bacterium RAS1 genome includes a region encoding these proteins:
- a CDS encoding Methyltransferase domain protein: MADRDLLWSRRVLASIMRRVPTRMRKLDWWCEKLYRRLGGGGYSEDAATDARWPAGLQPPVRARDGFRMRLDLSDWSDRRAYFSGEYYQRDLSELLRRIVRPGDRFIDIGANIGLVTLLAARGVGRAGRVLAFEPNPGPLARLREHVAINGLQQVEVHDVALAEAAGSAELFVASEHTGKGTLTVDGGAGGRVSVRLVRGDDLVRPADSATIIKLDVEGYELKVLRGLEQLLRAQDAIVIVEVTDFMLKRVGESAAALCEFLEGLGYESYSFELLQRRWNRGIALRRAPGVQTGEQYDALFARDGRMKRERLAALIRE; this comes from the coding sequence ATGGCAGACCGCGATCTCCTCTGGAGCCGCCGCGTTCTCGCGTCCATCATGCGCAGGGTTCCGACGCGGATGCGCAAGCTCGACTGGTGGTGCGAAAAGCTCTACCGGCGGCTGGGCGGCGGCGGGTACAGCGAGGACGCCGCGACCGACGCGCGCTGGCCGGCCGGACTTCAGCCGCCGGTTCGCGCGCGAGACGGCTTCCGGATGCGGTTGGATCTGAGCGACTGGTCGGATCGACGGGCGTACTTTTCCGGCGAGTACTACCAGCGTGACCTGAGCGAGCTGCTGCGGCGAATTGTGCGGCCGGGAGACCGATTCATCGACATCGGGGCGAACATCGGGCTGGTGACGCTGCTGGCGGCGCGGGGCGTGGGCCGGGCCGGGCGGGTCCTGGCGTTTGAGCCGAACCCTGGGCCGCTGGCGCGGCTGCGCGAGCATGTCGCGATCAACGGGTTACAGCAGGTCGAGGTTCATGACGTGGCGCTCGCGGAAGCCGCGGGGAGCGCGGAGTTGTTCGTCGCGAGCGAGCACACGGGCAAGGGCACCTTGACGGTCGACGGCGGGGCGGGAGGACGGGTTTCGGTGCGGCTGGTGCGCGGCGATGACCTGGTGCGGCCGGCAGATTCGGCGACGATCATCAAGCTGGACGTCGAAGGCTACGAGCTGAAGGTCCTTCGCGGTCTAGAGCAGTTGCTGCGCGCGCAGGATGCGATCGTGATCGTCGAGGTGACGGATTTCATGCTGAAGCGCGTCGGCGAGAGCGCGGCGGCGCTGTGTGAGTTTCTGGAAGGACTGGGATACGAGAGCTACTCGTTTGAGCTTCTGCAAAGGCGCTGGAACCGGGGAATCGCCCTGCGGCGGGCGCCCGGCGTGCAGACCGGTGAGCAGTATGATGCGCTGTTCGCGCGCGATGGGCGGATGAAGCGCGAGCGGCTGGCCGCCCTGATTCGAGAGTGA
- the pabB gene encoding Aminodeoxychorismate synthase component 1, translated as MEPSPKRKRVGIPGVGGPRRNTRALALGAPIAAPPNCHEPARSRLSSTLVIPTWQTRSTIWPADVAAAARAYIGGDDCLWLDSSDVQVAPQDARFSFIAARSRATIAQRSGAPALLTLDNRALDSDADFWRLWRRSAERLPRWPALLWPLAPGWGGWLAFELAGQLEHLPQSHPAPLGLPSARIGFFDRGILLEHRSRRAIAIAAPGATAALAGETHAALDRESANHDWIQRWEDACRDAQAAPVRSETRFAAELRLSETMARNDYERMIRCALDYIAAGDIYQVNLARCVRLDGLPPAMDVFAALRGRNPAGYGAFIRSGAEAIASVSPELFLRLRGCDVLTRPIKGTRPRTGDEALDAARQAELLACGKDAAELAMIVDLHRNDLGRVCEFGSVRVASARRLEVHPTVFHTVADVAGRLAPNRTPLELLMACFPAGSVTGVPKIRAMQIIDELEPLGRGVYTGALGLLTLDGQLTMNVAIRTLQMHGDRGVLHVGGGIVAESDPAAEYEETLAKGRGILDALGLASGALSATCRA; from the coding sequence TTGGAACCGAGCCCCAAACGCAAGCGCGTGGGCATTCCCGGCGTTGGGGGACCTCGCAGAAACACCCGCGCGCTCGCGCTTGGGGCTCCGATTGCAGCCCCGCCAAACTGTCACGAGCCGGCACGGAGCCGGTTATCATCGACGCTCGTGATTCCCACCTGGCAAACGCGCTCGACAATCTGGCCGGCCGATGTCGCGGCGGCGGCGCGCGCCTATATCGGCGGCGACGACTGCCTGTGGCTTGACAGCAGCGATGTCCAGGTCGCGCCGCAAGATGCGCGTTTCAGCTTCATCGCCGCGCGTTCGCGGGCGACCATCGCCCAGCGCAGCGGCGCGCCCGCGCTACTGACGCTCGACAACCGTGCGCTCGACTCCGACGCCGATTTTTGGCGACTCTGGCGCCGATCCGCGGAGCGCCTGCCGCGCTGGCCGGCGCTGCTGTGGCCGCTCGCGCCCGGCTGGGGCGGCTGGCTGGCGTTCGAGCTGGCCGGGCAGTTGGAACACCTGCCCCAATCCCACCCCGCGCCGCTGGGCCTGCCGTCGGCGCGAATCGGTTTCTTCGATCGCGGCATTCTGCTGGAACATCGCAGCCGCCGGGCGATCGCAATCGCGGCGCCGGGCGCAACCGCGGCGCTGGCGGGCGAAACCCACGCCGCGCTCGATCGCGAATCCGCGAATCACGACTGGATTCAACGTTGGGAAGACGCCTGCCGCGACGCGCAAGCTGCGCCAGTCAGGAGCGAAACGCGATTCGCCGCCGAGTTGCGCCTGTCGGAGACGATGGCCCGCAACGACTACGAGCGCATGATCCGCTGCGCCCTTGACTACATCGCGGCCGGCGACATCTATCAGGTGAACCTCGCGCGCTGCGTCCGGCTCGACGGCCTCCCGCCGGCGATGGACGTTTTCGCCGCGCTGCGCGGCCGCAATCCGGCCGGCTATGGCGCCTTCATCCGCAGCGGCGCGGAAGCAATCGCGTCGGTTTCGCCGGAGCTGTTCCTGCGGCTGCGCGGCTGCGACGTCCTGACGCGCCCGATCAAGGGAACTCGCCCGCGCACCGGCGACGAAGCCCTCGACGCCGCCCGACAGGCCGAGTTGCTCGCGTGCGGAAAAGACGCAGCCGAACTGGCGATGATCGTCGATCTGCACCGCAACGACCTGGGGCGCGTGTGCGAGTTCGGAAGCGTACGCGTCGCCAGCGCCAGGCGGCTCGAAGTCCATCCGACCGTCTTCCACACCGTCGCCGACGTGGCCGGTCGTCTCGCTCCGAATCGCACGCCGCTCGAACTCCTGATGGCGTGCTTCCCGGCCGGGTCCGTGACCGGCGTGCCGAAGATCCGCGCGATGCAGATTATCGACGAGCTGGAACCGCTCGGCCGCGGCGTCTACACCGGCGCGCTCGGCCTCTTGACGCTGGACGGACAACTGACGATGAACGTCGCCATCCGAACGCTGCAGATGCACGGCGATCGCGGCGTGCTGCACGTCGGCGGGGGAATTGTCGCCGAATCTGATCCAGCCGCGGAATACGAGGAAACGCTGGCCAAGGGCCGCGGAATCCTCGACGCCCTGGGGCTTGCCAGCGGCGCGCTCAGCGCGACATGCCGAGCGTAG
- a CDS encoding Glyoxalase-like domain protein, translating into MSKLPPIPPASHTVTPSLVVKDADAAIALYKKAFGAEEIMVLRSPNGGVMHAEIKIGDSTIMLGGEWPDHGMKAPLPGHCSGGLHIYVADADKAFQRAVDAGCTVVMPPADMFWGDRYAKVKDPSGHQWGIATRIEEVSPEECARRAAAWKPQCS; encoded by the coding sequence ATGAGCAAGCTGCCGCCAATTCCCCCCGCTTCTCACACAGTCACTCCTTCGCTGGTCGTCAAGGACGCCGACGCGGCCATCGCCCTCTACAAGAAGGCGTTCGGCGCCGAGGAGATCATGGTCTTGCGCTCGCCCAACGGCGGCGTGATGCACGCCGAAATCAAGATCGGCGATTCGACCATCATGCTCGGCGGTGAGTGGCCTGACCACGGCATGAAGGCGCCGCTGCCGGGCCACTGCTCGGGCGGACTGCACATCTACGTCGCCGACGCCGACAAGGCGTTTCAGCGCGCCGTCGATGCCGGTTGCACGGTCGTGATGCCCCCGGCCGACATGTTCTGGGGAGATCGGTACGCAAAGGTGAAGGATCCATCGGGACACCAGTGGGGCATCGCGACGCGAATCGAGGAGGTTTCCCCGGAGGAGTGCGCCCGCCGGGCGGCGGCGTGGAAGCCCCAGTGCAGTTAG
- the tylM1 gene encoding dTDP-3-amino-3,6-dideoxy-alpha-D-glucopyranose N,N-dimethyltransferase: MLDESRHVVPEGDATEIPAEVYDVGFGWDPLPEVHRLLFAARQAGVEPASALELGCGSGRILRALAGHIADRAGLDLSPTMVDYAAAHADGAAVHCLDMSAFELGRRFDLIYASANSLRCVTDAAAVLRLWRRIAAHLAPGGVFVADLELGLADEGAKLNKPATWAVSRSDVEVRVSWTVTTAPDASTRCCRITWRFERREADGPPHAWSETFSLRTYDAAELAAWMAAGGLAVRAFYEIRDPYLLERPVERAVGRMLVVAQSA; this comes from the coding sequence ATGCTCGACGAATCCCGACATGTCGTCCCGGAAGGCGACGCGACGGAAATCCCGGCGGAAGTCTACGACGTCGGTTTCGGCTGGGATCCGCTGCCGGAGGTGCACCGGTTGCTGTTCGCGGCGCGCCAGGCGGGCGTCGAGCCGGCCAGCGCGCTGGAGCTGGGTTGCGGCAGCGGGCGTATCCTGCGCGCCCTCGCCGGACACATCGCCGATCGAGCCGGCCTCGATCTCAGCCCGACGATGGTCGACTACGCCGCCGCGCATGCCGACGGCGCCGCGGTTCACTGTCTCGACATGTCGGCGTTCGAGCTCGGCCGGCGATTCGACCTGATCTACGCCAGCGCTAATTCGCTCCGCTGCGTCACGGACGCCGCGGCGGTCTTGCGTCTGTGGCGGCGCATCGCCGCGCATCTGGCGCCCGGCGGCGTGTTCGTCGCCGATCTCGAGCTCGGCCTGGCCGACGAAGGCGCGAAGCTGAACAAGCCGGCCACGTGGGCGGTCTCGCGCAGCGACGTGGAGGTGCGCGTCTCGTGGACGGTCACAACCGCGCCGGATGCAAGCACGCGCTGCTGCCGGATTACATGGCGCTTCGAACGCCGCGAGGCCGACGGGCCGCCGCACGCCTGGAGCGAGACGTTTTCCTTGCGGACCTACGACGCCGCCGAGCTGGCCGCGTGGATGGCCGCGGGCGGACTGGCGGTTCGCGCGTTTTACGAGATACGTGATCCGTACCTGCTGGAGCGTCCGGTCGAGCGCGCGGTTGGTCGCATGCTGGTCGTCGCGCAGTCCGCCTGA